The window TCACACCGCGCTCACCGTGCTCTGCTGCGTCTGTCTTGCCCATCGCATCGGCGGCCAGACGGCACATGTTGAAGGTACCAATCAGATTGATGTTGACGACACGTTGAAAAATCTCCAGCGGATGCGGGCCATCTTTTCCGACCGTTTTGATCGCGGGCGCTACACCTGCACAGTTGACCAGCCCGCGCAAAGTACCCATCGCGGTTGCGGCGGCAACGACTGCCAGGCCATCGGCTTCGGACGTGACGTCGCATTTAACGAACTGACCTTGTAACTCGGCGGCTAGTTTTTCACCCGCCTCAACCTGGACATCGGCCAGCACCACTTTGCCGCCATTGGCAACGATCATACGGGCAGTCGCTGCGCCCAGACCTGAAGCACCGCCGGTGATGATGAATACGCTATTTTGAATTTGCATTTGTTGTCTCTCTTTTTGGGATGTGGGTCGTTTTACTGACGTTGATTGAGGTTGGAATTTAGGCCCAGATTGACGCTTACATTAACGCTTACATTAACGCGTAAATTGACGTTTACGTAAACGTCATTACGGCAACATTGTACTCAATTTTATTCCAGCAAAACAGAGCTAGCTTAGACAAAAGTCTGATTAAAATACAAGCCGGTAGCCAGAAATCTACCATTTGACAATAAGTTAAAAATGAAGGAATTCAATATACTCCCCCACTTTTTAACGAAAATTTCCTTAAAGACCAATGATTATATGGACGCCTAAATATACTTACCATGAGTATATCTATTACAACTTAATCAGGTCGTTAAAATAAACCGCAGATAAAGTGATCATTGCAATCAATGTATATCGAA of the Undibacterium sp. 5I1 genome contains:
- a CDS encoding 3-hydroxyacyl-CoA dehydrogenase; its protein translation is MQIQNSVFIITGGASGLGAATARMIVANGGKVVLADVQVEAGEKLAAELQGQFVKCDVTSEADGLAVVAAATAMGTLRGLVNCAGVAPAIKTVGKDGPHPLEIFQRVVNINLIGTFNMCRLAADAMGKTDAAEHGERGVIINTASVAAYDGQIGQTAYASSKAAVVGLTLPMARDLSRSGIRVMTIAPGIFETPMLLGMPQEVQDALGKMVPFPPRLGKPDEYAHLAKTIIENVMMNGETIRLDGAIRMQPK